In Musa acuminata AAA Group cultivar baxijiao chromosome BXJ2-10, Cavendish_Baxijiao_AAA, whole genome shotgun sequence, a genomic segment contains:
- the LOC135625694 gene encoding mannose/glucose-specific lectin-like produces the protein MVLIWLWFRCWRPVRLQAGVLQQGPWGGNGGKTWNMRQADHISNVKIHYNDAVFAFDFTFTVDGKKKTIHVGGDAPQYNEITLEEDEYFTFISGHFKTMWTTDVFITQLTLETNKGNSVSAGNSIGSHFSLNLEDEGKILGFFGREGSTIDAIEGRMVKVGPWGGNGGNVWDMGQADHITKLRIYYGDNIVGLEITYILNGNSHTYKRGTTTGASKEIILEEDEYFTSISGYFHALSNYQRHAIVMLLTLDTNKGASISVGNKTGSSFALTLEEGSRILGFFGRAGTAIDAIGIHCSLPN, from the exons ATGGTATTAATTTGGCTGTGGTTTCGTTGCTGGCGGCCGGTGCGGTTGCAGGCGGGCGTGCTCCAGCAAGGACCATGGGGTGGCAACGGCGGCAAAACCTGGAATATGAGACAGGCGGATCACATTAGCaacgtcaaaattcattacaacgATGCCGTATTCGCGTTTGACTTCACCTTCACCGTCGACGGCAAGAAGAAGACCATCCACGTCGGAGGTGATGCACCCCAGTACAATGAG ATTACTCTAGAGGAGGACGAATACTTCACTTTCATCTCTGGACATTTCAAGACGATGTGGACGACAGACGTTTTCATAACACAACTTACCCTTGAGACCAACAAGGGCAATTCTGTGAGCGCCGGCAATTCGATTGGCAGTCATTTCTCCCTAAATCTAGAGGATGAGGGTAAGATTCTAGGCTTCTTCGGACGTGAAGGTTCTACCATCGATGCCATCGAG GGGAGAATGGTGAAGGTGGGGCCATGGGGTGGCAACGGAGGGAATGTGTGGGATATGGGACAAGCCGACCACATTACCAAACTTCGAATCTATTACGGAGATAACATTGTGGGGTTGGAGATTACCTACATTCTTAACGGTAATTCCCACACCTACAAACGTGGAACCACCACCGGCGCTTCCAAGGAG ATCATCCTTGAGGAGGACGAGTACTTCACTTCTATCTCCGGATACTTTCATGCATTATCCAATTATCAGCGACATGCAATTGTGATGTTGCTTACTCTTGATACCAACAAGGGTGCATCCATAAGTGTCGGTAACAAGACTGGCTCTTCCTTCGCCCTTACTTTAGAGGAGGGGAGTAGGATTCTGGGCTTCTTTGGGCGAGCTGGTACAGCCATTGACGCTATTGGGATTCACTGCTCATTGCCTAACTAA
- the LOC135625695 gene encoding mannose/glucose-specific lectin-like, whose product MVLIWWWFRCWRPVRLQAGVLQQGPWGGNGGKTWNMRQADHISNVKIHYNDAVFAFDFTFTVDGKKKTIHVGGDAPQYNEITLEEDEYFTFISGHFKTMWTTDVFITQLTLETNKGNSVSAGNSIGSHFSLNLEDEGKILGFFGREGSTIDAIEGRMVKVGPWGGNGGNVWDMGQADHITKLRIYYGDNIVGLEITYILNGNSHTYKRGTTTGASKEIILEEDEYCTSISGYFHALSNYQRHAIVMLLTLDTNKGASISVGNKTGSSFALTLEEGSRILGFFGRAGTAIDAIGIHCSLPN is encoded by the exons ATGGTACTAATTTGGTGGTGGTTTCGTTGCTGGCGGCCGGTGCGGTTGCAGGCGGGCGTGCTCCAGCAAGGACCATGGGGTGGCAACGGCGGCAAAACCTGGAATATGAGACAGGCGGATCACATTAGCaacgtcaaaattcattacaacgATGCCGTATTCGCGTTTGACTTCACCTTCACCGTCGACGGCAAGAAGAAGACCATCCACGTCGGAGGTGATGCACCCCAGTACAATGAG ATTACTCTAGAGGAGGACGAATACTTCACTTTCATCTCTGGACATTTCAAGACGATGTGGACGACAGACGTTTTCATAACACAACTTACCCTTGAGACCAACAAGGGCAATTCTGTGAGCGCCGGCAATTCGATTGGCAGTCATTTCTCCCTAAATCTAGAGGATGAGGGTAAGATTCTAGGCTTCTTCGGACGTGAAGGTTCTACCATCGATGCCATCGAG GGGAGAATGGTGAAGGTGGGGCCATGGGGTGGCAACGGAGGGAATGTGTGGGATATGGGACAAGCCGACCACATTACCAAACTTCGAATCTATTACGGAGATAACATTGTGGGGTTGGAGATTACCTACATTCTTAACGGTAATTCCCACACCTACAAACGTGGAACCACCACCGGCGCTTCCAAGGAG ATCATCCTTGAGGAGGACGAGTACTGCACTTCTATCTCCGGATACTTTCATGCATTATCCAATTATCAGCGACATGCAATTGTGATGTTGCTTACTCTTGATACCAACAAGGGTGCATCCATAAGTGTCGGTAACAAGACTGGCTCTTCCTTCGCCCTTACTTTAGAGGAGGGGAGTAGGATTCTGGGCTTCTTTGGGCGAGCTGGTACAGCCATTGACGCTATTGGGATTCACTGCTCATTGCCCAACTAA